Proteins encoded within one genomic window of Scheffersomyces stipitis CBS 6054 chromosome 3, complete sequence:
- a CDS encoding predicted protein encodes MDSVTSIRSDLLNVLMAPGKSDGSRARLVDQSKPVTFSDGDEYRINKSFAEIAVLLASEFDLDEVITAELLFHANNLSFQKGTNLADSARIAFYQRSSYILNILIFLVGSGQVSSVVTGEAEYELFFRNILGSFSRIYTLLSILNDLIDKQRVTSDINSLEFIKAIGHARAQLFEHHELLGQLLYSLIEAEPRKYADQAHFAEIADLLNKKVSDEDVFVLHFLPAIFSLVTQTLGSDAEADKLHRHITSTLATDYRTVADNDVVDVSKSKLKGVDIVVYFFFLSRFVPWCKQSDERTKKYDYKDDILRYLEWLINYGAMERLLSYTADTAHPHTTQLFEWSNLYDFRSLLQKSCPRLSPVKFVYPSAQEVIHASHTKPGLDNVSILFDTTVYKVTPAFSENLLAPLFHQFFTCFINNSALILTSLRDTEEDFVLSYINRKQIENDSDIDAVVTRSKTEANGDAPSKNDKSRSDELDLDEIASRSDLERFYLAFAYTYNSRPELCSDFWSSDEITNDIVGFLAWGLSNNTSPLITATFSLLLGSLASSGDEASARIWEILVKNNTSLKKNDYSKISIDSIVDSLNYYIDALIENFEQDLFDQIKQQQKRQEFLFSSSSSKQDGDDQSNNKIVIELAEDAVVFISGFVQLISSIVRNLSSSNERSNEIKNIAFSRFSPIITGFLRFDNLITGSKLVSVDIQPIGANAPKLIDLPSVLVNEDNRVVLSNLMLSFLADFVHNGDNLATNYKVWRIVDRWIYHGLLDQTNSNGPTPSQLDSTSLRQPPSKPKYSSKRNLRINQAFQISLSHLSQVSNFTRLLACLLKPLSNENQAFTPYSLLYPVDLGYGYRSNNLIGIWPYIEYLLLEVLAKTDDLDSNEDRHKLQGVIMEIIYSSLGEVDWKFLNDLAPNVIKNITNIDDIFDSLVPNIHMTYQLFVKSHHSMAVMNFLFDEKAWKALFSIINIGVDAASSSDDLSILIQNTLSTIDKVLELQDTFINRLLPMLKNKDIVPISNTSAPNGFGTSMSLALSTPRSVSDNFYFPKAVGTHGTSDFYEIFLFNLKTVAHFGLYVGSSNPVLAESALSILDRIRLSHYFIAKNSFSSNDPVLNTNRLLTTFESIDESLKIKYAFIDHFESYETNLELKYKILHFLLGNLNQATGKEPTVAHFLLGYDIRGGKLFFHDSDNTNTLLKCLLSCLNLSLDLISEIDYNNGNNNIIDIGPAKLSSLILEILIKLSRDSISSIITLNHLRESDSLFEKLINYQPRLDMHTIWCGNTFDGDLQEENYNEFVNSALSTQAFFSFINQRNLILQYLSLEFHHIVSITKKEFYTQLLLNNKEFLNGTPKFLSFLDVLNYNFNNFEIHNGEGFNRKYNLPLLIEHVHDEQTHTVDLSVLNKVYKLVCQSSTFTTREQKISFAQEIMVEGNKISEFVTKYLVSNDLREIQLKTLHSWCQLVEILITDDTVGSKNFILEVLQVILPKINDYLESDILFSEELISLSVLLFDLYDQEILAEKNNEDFALGIQRLIPLFKTCIAGILNSNSTPNLRSDLYVLANKFLIKVISSEELVRELSVIIKSVDKKFVDLISNDAIYSEGSSRITSILLLESLFHLASLSKNNFILDLLVKNNSLLLLLRSVTRTDEMLSICSKSGSGVSLDSLLYELTAFRSTLYLLIRVAQSKAGALQLIQGEIFSILKQSNLLKIDPDLGLDLSFDEFQDLKNVRVNLLLDTPLSLNDLADIRNIRNENSISYFEFLIPIFQLIATVLLSMGPSYKPSIIQARDLMAGVNRLVVGIMKRDIILETKKVEPSLYKEDQFSLHGLKELVRLFTLLDSLISYEEKNRYV; translated from the coding sequence TTGTACAGCTTGATAGAAGCAGAACCTCGTAAATACGCCGACCAGGCGCATTTTGCAGAAATAGCTGATTTGCTCAATAAAAAAGTCTCAGACGAGGACGTATTTGTGCTCCACTTTTTGCCTGCCATATTCAGTCTTGTAACGCAGACTTTGGGCTCCGATGCCGAAGCGGACAAGCTTCACAGACACATCACGTCTACACTCGCGACCGACTACCGGACCGTGGCAGATAACGATGTAGTGGACGTGTCCAAGTCGAAACTCAAAGGTGTGGATATCGTAGtgtatttcttcttcttatccaGGTTCGTCCCCTGGTGCAAGCAGCTGGACGAACGTACTAAAAAATACGACTACAAGGACGACATACTTCGCTACTTGGAATGGCTCATCAACTACGGGGCCATGGAGAGACTTTTGTCGTACACAGCAGACACGGCACATCCGCATACCACACAACTTTTTGAATGGAGCAACCTCTACGACTTTCGGtcacttctccagaagTCGTGTCCTCGTCTTAGCCCGGTGAAGTTTGTGTATCCGTCAGCTCAGGAGGTAATCCACGCATCGCACACCAAGCCAGGATTGGACAACGTCTCCATACTTTTCGATACTACTGTCTACAAGGTGACACCGGCCTTCAGCGAGAACTTGTTGGCGCCGCTTTTCCACCAGTTCTTCACGtgcttcatcaacaattctgCGTTGATATTGACACTGTTGCGTGACACAGAAGAGGACTTTGTGTTGTCATACATCAATAGAAAGCAGATCGAGAACGACTCGGACATCGACGCCGTAGTAACTAGAAGCAAGACAGAAGCCAACGGAGATGCGCCATCCAAGAACGATAAATCGAGGTCTGACGAGCTTGATCTCGACGAGATAGCCTCACGGTCAGACTTAGAACGTTTCTACTTGGCCTTCGCCTACACATACAACTCGCGGCCAGAGCTCTGTTCGGACTTCTGGTCATCAGACGAAATAACGAACGACATCGTAGGCTTCCTCGCGTGGGGGTTGAGCAACAATACGTCTCCGCTCATCACGGCTACCTTCAGCTTGTTGCTCGGTTCGTTGGCGTCTAGCGGTGACGAAGCTTCTGCCCGTATCTGGGAGATCTTGGTCAAGAACAATActtccttgaagaagaatgacTACTCCAAGATTTCCATAGACTCCATCGTCGACTCTTTGAACTATTACATTGACGCTCTCATAGAAAACTTCGAGCAGGACTTATTTGACCAGATCaagcaacagcagaagaGACAAGAGTTTCTCTTTTCGAGCAGCTCCAGCAAGCAGGATGGAGACGACCAAAGCAACAATAAGATTGTCATAGAATTGGCCGAGGATGCTGTTGTCTTCATTTCAGGATTTGTTCAGTTGATCTCGTCCATCGTAAGAAATCTTTCGTCGTCGAATGAGCGTTCcaacgaaatcaaaaatattgCCTTCTCCAGATTCTCGCCCATCATCACGGGGTTTTTGAGATTTGACAATTTGATCACGGGCTCCAAGTTGGTATCAGTTGATATTCAGCCTATTGGAGCCAATGCACCCAAGTTGATCGATTTGCCAAGCGTTTTGGTCAATGAAGACAACAGAGTCGTTTTGTCGAACTTGATGTTGAGCTTCTTGGCTGACTTCGTTCATAACGGTGACAATCTAGCTACAAACTACAAGGTGTGGCGAATTGTTGACCGCTGGATATACCACGGCTTATTAGACCAGACAAACAGCAATGGCCCAACTCCGTCTCAATTAGATAGCACGTCACTTAGACAGCCGCCGTCCAAACCCAAGTATTCCAGCAAGCGCAACTTGAGAATCAATCAGGCTTTCCAAATTAGCTTGAGCCACCTTTCCCAGGTCTCTAATTTCACCAGATTGTTGGCATGTCTATTGAAGCCGCTTAGCAACGAGAACCAAGCTTTCACGCCGTACTCGCTCTTGTACCCTGTAGATTTGGGTTATGGCTATAGAAGCAACAACTTAATAGGCATTTGGCCGTACATCGAATACCTCTTGTTGGAGGTATTGGCAAAGACCGACGACTTGGATCTGAATGAAGACAGACATAAGTTGCAAGGCGTCATCATGGAGATCATCTATTCATCTTTGGGAGAAGTCGATTGGAAGTTTTTGAACGACCTTGCTCCTAATGTCATCAAAAATATCACCAACATTGATGACATCTTTGACTCTTTGGTGCCAAACATTCATATGACGTACCAGTTGTTTGTAAAGCTGCATCATTCGATGGCCGtgatgaacttcttgtttgaCGAGAAGGCATGGAAAGCATTATTCAGTATCATCAATATCGGTGTAGATGCTGCTAGTTCAAGCGATGACTTGTCAATTTTGATTCAAAACACTTTGTCTACTATTGACAAGGTTTTGGAATTGCAGGACACCTTTATCAATAGATTGCTTccaatgttgaagaacaaggatATTGTTCCTATATCTAATACTAGCGCTCCCAATGGGTTTGGTACCAGCATGAGCTTAGCACTTAGCACTCCGAGATCAGTGTCCGACAACTTTTATTTCCCCAAAGCTGTAGGTACACACGGAACGTCTGATTTCTACGAGATATTTTtattcaacttgaagactGTAGCCCATTTTGGACTTTATGTTGGTTCGTCCAATCCAGTTCTTGCAGAGTCAGCTTTGAGCATCTTGGATAGGATTCGCTTGTCTCACTACTTTATTGCCAAGAATCTGTTCCTGTCCAATGACCCAGTTTTGAACACGAACAGATTATTGACAACTTTTGAAAGTATCGATGAATCGCTCAAGATCAAGTATGCGTTCATTGATCACTTTGAGAGTTACGAAACCaacttggagttgaagtaTAAGATTCTCCATTTCTTGCTAGGGAACTTGAATCAAGCCACTGGAAAGGAGCCTACAGTGGCACATTTCCTCTTGGGTTATGATATCAGAGGTGGAAAGCTATTTTTCCACGATTCCGATAATACAAATACACTCTTGAAATGTTTGTTGAGCTGCTTGAACTTGAGTTTAGATTTGATTTCGGAAATTGACTACAACAACggaaacaacaatatcatcGACATTGGTCCGGCCAAGCTCTCGtctttgattttggaaATTTTGATCAAGCTTAGTAGAGATTCGATTTCCTCTATTATTACTTTGAATCATTTAAGAGAATCAGACAGTTTGTTTGAAAAGTTAATCAACTATCAACCCCGTCTTGATATGCACACTATCTGGTGTGGAAACACATTTGATGGTGATCTTCAAGAGGAAAACTATAATGAGTTTGTGAATAGCGCCTTGAGTACCCAGgctttcttttcattcATCAACCAAAGAAACTTGATTTTGCAGTACTTGTCGCTTGAATTTCATCATATCGTTTCCATCACCAAGAAGGAGTTCTATACGCAATTgctcttgaacaacaagGAATTTTTGAATGGTACTCCAAAATTCTTATCTTTCTTGGATGTCTTGAACTAtaatttcaacaactttgaaaTTCACAACGGCGAAGGATTCAACAGAAAGTACAACTTGCCCTTATTGATTGAACATGTACACGACGAGCAAACCCACACAGTTGATTTGTCAGTGTTGAACAAGGTGTACAAGCTAGTATGCCAATCGTCAACGTTCACGACTAGAGAACAGAAGATTTCATTTGCGCAAGAAATAATGGTGGAAGGAAACAAAATAAGCGAGTTTGTCACGAAGTATTTAGTTTCCAACGACTTGAGAGAaattcaattgaagacATTGCATTCGTGGTGTCAATTGGTTGAGATATTGATCACTGATGATACGGTTGGATCCAAAAACTTCATCCTTGAGGTTCTACAGGTAATTTTGCCAAAGATTAACGACTACTTAGAGTCAGACATCTTGTTCTCTGAAGAGCTTATCTCGTTGAGTGTGTTGTTGTTTGACTTGTATGACCAAGAAATATTGGCCGAGAAGAACAACGAGGATTTTGCATTGGGAATCCAGAGATTGATCCCCTTGTTCAAGACATGCATAGCTGGTATCTTGAATTCTAATTCAACTCCAAACTTGAGATCTGATTTGTATGTCTTGGCCAATAAGTTTTTGATCAAGGTGATCAGCAGCGAAGAGCTCGTTAGAGAGTTGTCTGTTATTATCAAATCTGTggacaagaagtttgtCGATCTCATTTCCAACGACGCAATATATTCTGAAGGGTCTTCCCGAATCACTTCGATTTTGTTATTGGAGTCGTTATTCCACTTGGCGTCGTTGTCAaagaacaatttcattctagacttgttggtgaagaacaactcgttgttgttgttgcttCGTTCAGTTACCAGGACCGATGAGATGTTGCTGATTTGCTCAAAGAGTGGATCTGGTGTAAGTTTAGATTCGTTGTTGTACGAGTTGACTGCATTCCGTTCCACACTCTATCTTCTTATCAGAGTTGCCCAATCAAAAGCTGGTGCATTGCAGTTAATACAGGGCGAAATCTTTTCCATTCTCAAACAatccaacttgttgaagatcgACCCAGACTTGGGATTGGACTTGCTGTTTGACGAATTCCAAGACCTTAAGAACGTCAGGGTCAACTTACTCTTGGACACACCGTTGTCGTTGAATGATTTGGCCGATATTAGGAACATCAGAAACGAGAACAGCATCTCTTACTTTGAGTTCTTGATTCCGATATTCCAATTGATAGCTACCGTCCTTTTGTCAATGGGCCCCAGCTATAAGCCTAGCATCATTCAAGCCAGAGATTTGATGGCTGGCGTGAACAGACTAGTTGTAGGCATAATGAAGAGAGACATCATATTGGAGACTAAGAAGGTTGAACCTCTGTTGTACAAAGAGGACCAGTTTTCACTACATGGGTTGAAGGAGTTGGTGAGGTTGTTTACCTTGTTGGACTCGTTGATCTCGtacgaagaaaagaacagaTATGTTTAG
- the ATP17 gene encoding ATP synthase f chain, mitochondrial precursor → MSFVIRRQLSTLIPPKIASAKNLGSNPNAKRMAEVVSFYKKLPTGPAPAATKPTNPIARYRAAFFDGDNASGKPLIHLVLAVVILGYTWEYQSHLKHHKH, encoded by the exons ATGTCGTTCGTCATCAGAAGACAATTGTCCACCTTAATCCCACCAAAGATTGCTTCTGCCAAG AACCTTGGCTCGAACCCCAACGCCAAGAGAATGGCTGAGGTTGTCTCCttctacaagaagttgCCAACTGGACCAGCTCCAGCTGCAACCAAGCCAACCAACCCAATTGCCAGATACAGAGCTGCCTTCTTTGACGGAGACAATGCTTCCGGTAAGCCATTGATACACTTGGTTCTTGCCGTAGTTATTTTGGGTTACACCTGGGAATACCAGTCCCACTTGAAGCACCACAAGCACTAG
- the KIN2 gene encoding [Hydroxymethylglutaryl-CoA reductase(NADPH)] kinase KIN2 ([Hydroxymethylglutaryl-CoA reductase(NADPH)] kinase upregulated 3 to 5 fold on GOL~go_function protein kinase activity; ATP binding; protein serine/threonine kinase activity~go_process protein amino acid phosphorylation), with protein sequence MDPSAYDYHPARSTAVPSVSTGATSDSSSQQQQAHPAQPATPRMLRSVSGNLRRSNNNVADNTSNVESPHYIAASATNDHQPELLPPASIASPSTRESPKGQTQQQSNQNQNQQGQQNQGHSRHEHHGNHHTAQQSHSSQHHQQQPQSQSQSQSQSQSQQQFHRKSIGDWDFVKTIGAGSMGKVKLAQHNTSKEICAVKIIPRAAKLYQRAHANDPPPQTTQEAAQRHKEFDKEIARDKRTIREGALGRLLFHPFICRLYEMVPMTNHYYMLFEYVEGGQMLDYIVAHGSLKEKHARKFARGIASALDYCHKNNVVHRDLKIENIMINEKGDIKIIDFGLSNLYSPKTLLQTYCGSLYFAAPELLSAKPYTGPEVDVWSFGVVLYVLVCGKVPFDDQSVSVLHEKIKRGNVDYPNFLSRECISLLSRMLVVDPSKRATLYEVCQHPWMNKGYEYKVSNYLPKRVPLTLPLDPEIIKTIAAFDLGSASHIQEELTNVLTSVEYQMSFENWYKITDMGREYASASNTHILPDPTGGFHPLISIYFLVDEMRKRKRAKEEAVKTQLLVQQQQLQEKQLQEKQLQEKQLQEKREQQRQADIAAAAAIVAASSGAPQEIATPRMPAEQDFSHLPTASVNTPNQQFQSSPAPQQSRLPEPSRHVPEQQHLSPRESLSNRETLDPNAGKNAGGINSILRKLSTKKTTKSSQLTGEVIPSGIVHLQKRPNGSPWCQYEGDSQGEANQLQTQFEPSGEHKNHARSSSTSNNQNKFHGFIPVEYLPPLPNINANTNTIVPSQAGSGVQKAGAISTSGRKLHPTARAKSVGGHTRKDSYNYRQTGNHPPLPNNMAAQNSDELIQTANSSNNDGFFDDVKLDDFDYQDIPRLTEAEIIEQFNNAPPNSMPSIEHCKTLFLKGFFSVQTTSTKPLPVIRYNIINVLCKLGVKFQEVKGGFVCVHTPEERKLYGDAFKSTSSSIDGEQDTATMRTPEPEQVRTPSRQPSLHIQTQTLSPSSNSSRDRRSSTSTGSGGHRRKFSIGNSILGTYRKRNGSQVNMPPNTPATARVGKGLYPDDEDYDYDTGSKERDYDETGDDVSVDSLNGMMIGGGSDMLVSSRIEHRARHQHSASISSASRGKKSPLKFEIHIVKVPLVGLYGVQFKKLLGNTWNYKTLAGQILTELNL encoded by the exons ATGGACCCGCTGGCCTACGACTACCATCCAGCTCGTTCCACGGCCGTTCCATCGGTGCTGACTGGCGCCACTAGTGACTCCTCTTCCCAGCAGCAACAAGCTCATCCCGCTCAGCCTGCCACACCTCGAATGCTTCGTTCGGTTTCAGGAAACCTCCGAAGatccaacaacaatgtAGCTGACAATACCAGTAACGTGGAATCACCACACTACATCGCTGCTTCGGCTACAAATGACCACCA GCCCGAGCTTTTGCCCCCAGCCTCTATCGCATCTCCCTCAACCAGAGAGTCTCCGAAGGGCCAGACTCAACAACAAAGCAATCAGaaccaaaatcaacaaggGCAACAAAATCAAGGCCATTCTCGTCACGAACACCACGGAAACCACCATACAGCACAACAGTCGCATTCATCTCAACACCATCAACAGCAGCCTCAGTCTCAGTCACAGTCTCAGTCACAACTGCAGTCACAACAGCAGTTCCACAGAAAATCAATTGGCGACTGGGACTTCGTGAAGACCATCGGTGCCGGATCGATGGGAAAAGTCAAGTTGGCACAACACAACACCAGCAAGGAAATATGTGCTGTGAAAATTATCCCAAGAGCTGCGAAGTTGTACCAACGAGCCCATGCCAATGATCCTCCGCCACAGACGACCCAGGAAGCTGCTCAAAGACACAAAGAGTTCGATAAGGAGATTGCGCGCGACAAGCGGACCATCCGTGAAGGCGCCTTGGGCAGGCTCTTATTCCACCCATTCATTTGTAGATTGTACGAAATGGTACCCATGACGAACCATTACTATATGTTGTTTGAGTACGTGGAAGGCGGCCAGATGTTGGACTACATCGTTGCACATGGGTCTTTGAAAGAGAAGCATGCTCGTAAATTTGCCCGAGGGATAGCTTCAGCCTTGGACTATTGCCACAAGAATAACGTAGTGCACCGTGACTTGAAGATCGAAAACATTATGATTAACGAGAAGGGCGATATCAAAATTATTGACTTTGGCTTATCCAACTTGTACTCGCCTAAGACGTTGCTCCAAACCTACTGCGGCTCGCTATACTTTGCAGCTCCGGAGTTGTTGAGTGCAAAACCATACACAGGCCCAGAGGTCGACGTATGGTCATTTGGTGTCGTTTTGTATGTTCTAGTGTGTGGAAAAGTCCCATTTGACGACCAGTCGGTTTCGGTGTTGCATGAGAAGATCAAACGGGGTAATGTGGATTACcccaacttcttgtccCGTGAGTGCATCTCGTTGTTGTCGAGGATGTTGGTTGTAGATCCTTCGAAGAGAGCAACTCTCTACGAAGTGTGCCAACACCCTTGGATGAACAAGGGTTACGAGTACAAGGTATCGAACTATCTTCCCAAACGAGTGCCGTTGACGTTGCCGTTGGACCCGGAAATCATCAAGACAATCGCTGCCTTTGACTTGGGCCTGGCACTGCACATCCAGGAGGAGTTGACGAATGTGCTCACTAGTGTAGAGTACCAGATGAGTTTTGAAAACTGGTACAAAATCACAGACATGGGCCGTGAGTACGCTTCTGCTTCCAACACACACATCTTGCCAGATCCTACAGGTGGTTTCCATCCGTTGATCTCGATCTACTTCTTGGTCGATGAAatgagaaagagaaagagagcCAAAGAGGAAGCTGTAAAAACACAATTGCTAGtacaacagcagcaattACAAGAGAAACAGCTTCAGGAGAAACAGTTGCAAGAGAAACAGTTGCAAGAGAAACGTGAACAGCAGCGACAAGCCGatattgctgctgctgcagcCATTGTagctgcttcttctggagctcCACAGGAAATCGCTACACCTAGAATGCCTGCAGAACAAGATTTTTCACATCTCCCTACCGCTAGCGTGAACACTCCAAACCAGCAGTTCCAGTCCTCCCCAGCACCTCAGCAGCTGCGT CTTCCTGAACCTTCTCGACATGTTCCAGAACAGCAGCATCTCAGTCCTCGTGAATCTCTCAGTAACCGTGAGACGTTGGACCCAAATGCCGGCAAGAATGCCGGAGGAATCAACTCGATTTTACGTAAGTTGTCTACGAAAAAGACTACCAAATCGAGCCA ACTCACAGGAGAAGTTATCCCCTCTGGAATCGTACACCTCCAAAAGAGACCCAATGGTTCGCCGTGGTGTCAGTATGAAGGTGACAGCCAAGGAGAAGCAAACCAACTCCAGACTCAATTTGAACCCTCTGGCGAACAC aagaaccacGCTCGCTCCTCGTCCACTTCGAACAACCAGAACAAATTCCACGGCTTTATCCCCGTGGAGTACTTGCCTCCTTTGCCTAATATCAATGCCAACACAAATACCATTGTCCCAAGCCAGGCTGGCTCTGGCGTCCAAAAGGCTGGTGCTATCTCGACTTCTGGACGTAAGTTGCATCCCACCGCAAGAGCTAAGTCTGTTGGGGGCCATACCAGAAAGGACTCATACAACTACCGCCAAACTGGAAACCATCCACCGTTGCCAAACAATATGGCGGCTCAGAACAGCGATGAGCTCATCCAGACAGCTAACTCGTCCAACAATGACGGCTTCTTTGACGACGTAAAGTTGGACGATTTCGACTACCAGGACATTCCACGTTTGACAGAGGCTGAAATCATCGAGCAGTTCAACAACGCTCCGCCAAACAGCATGCCCTCTATCGAACACTGTAAGacattgttcttgaaggGTTTCTTCAGTGTCCAGACAACTTCCACCAAACCTTTGCCAGTAATCAGGTACAACATCATCAACGTGTTGTGTAAGTTGGGGGTGAAATTCCAAGAGGTTAAAGGAGGTTTTGTCTGTGTTCACACGCC TGAAGAACGTAAATTGTATGGTGACGCATTCAAgtcaacatcttcttctattgaCGGAGAACAAGACACCGCCACAATGAGGAcgccagaaccagaacaaGTCAGAACTCCTAGTAGACAGCCTCTGTTACACATTCAGACCCAAACGTTGTCGCCTAGCTCGAATAGCTCTCGCGACCGTAGATCGTCTACGTCCACCGGCAGTGGTGGCCATAGACGGAAGTTCTCAATCGGCAACTCCATCTTGGGAACGTACCGCAAGAGAAATGGCTCACAAGTCAACATGCCCCCCAACACGCCAGCAACAGCTAGAGTGGGCAAGGGCTTGTATCCCGACGATGAGGATTACGATTATGATACTGGGTCTAAAGAACGTGACTATGATGAAACTGGTGACGATGTTTCTGTCGACTCCTTAAATGGAATGATGATTGGCGGAGGCAGCGACATGTTGGTTTCGTCGAGAATCGAGCACAGAGCCAGACACCAACATAGTGCCAGTATTTCTTCGGCCTCTAGAGGCAAGAAGTCACCATTGAAGTTTGAGATCCACATCGTTAAGGTTCCGTTAGTAGGCTTGTACGGTGTTCAGttcaagaagctcttgGGTAACACGTGGAACTATAAGACGTTGGCTGGGCAGATCTTGACggagttgaacttgtag
- a CDS encoding predicted protein has protein sequence MSFIAETPEPPYYVVTFTEIFKPGLDPTKYRALGTEIAKLAQKSPGYLGMESVSNDKGEGITLSYWTDRISIVNWKKNSEHLLAQKAGRNEFYSNYTTRVAKVEKSYTLESSTFKD, from the coding sequence ATGTCTTTTATAGCTGAGACGCCGGAGCCTCCTTACTACGTAGTCACTTTCACAGAGATCTTCAAGCCAGGCTTGGATCCTACAAAGTACCGGGCATTAGGCACAGAAATAGCAAAACTTGCCCAAAAACTGCCTGGCTATTTGGGTATGGAAAGCGTTTCTAACGACAAAGGAGAGGGAATCACGTTGAGCTACTGGACAGACCGTATTAGTATAGTcaactggaagaagaactcgGAACACCTTCTTGCTCAGAAAGCCGGCCGCAACGAGTTCTATTCGAACTATACCACTAGAGTAGCCAAGGTTGAAAAACTGTACACATTAGAGTCTTCCACTTTCAAGGATTAA
- a CDS encoding predicted protein, which translates to MVSKSKSSTPTVADSSHPANSLSFGNDDQISALSKLHPTLLANQQDEYNTDTLNDLRASYKYLYVVNWLYHFRGYIKLQSDLFDVDLFELELLNYFPSTPNHLLNFDPEASSNAASSSMLFINRLKLALISTLQNSKLSSLNNFEKIFRLWFGTDTPLGGTEDLDDEQNENTENGPTKPTAEDDIEFDTLSISDKFEVLYILISYISSYSKFRDWVDKWGLSAENLRVNSLIADPHNTDSYYLLFDSNRLYKRVVSYPQLVIPKKRKSAPEYPEGHFKPTQFDISKNIKFELLYKNIYEFDEFLKRSKKSVKLKALVNRLHQNDVVDAIFASEIKKRKFLVNKRKEVQLATLLATRKRSSRLEAKEKQRQEELEKQREQEEYELKLAAEKRLERRRIFKEQQQRLINEGQRTDFGFGLTREDRIKLRRLDKTPTFTPTPNPAEASETADSVEYETVKSEVEQEFSETANETAALAATEATKATTEDSIEATSEVAVAQAGPVKEEVREVTGVTPEDKNEANALET; encoded by the coding sequence ATGGTTTCTAAAAGCAAGTCATCTACTCCAACGGTGGCTGATTCGTCACATCCCGCCAATTCGCTTTCGTTCGGAAACGATGACCAGATTTCCGCCCTCTCCAAACTTCACCCTACTCTTCTTGCCAATCAACAGGACGAGTACAACACAGACACACTAAATGATCTCAGAGCTTCGTACAAATACCTCTACGTCGTCAACTGGCTCTATCATTTTCGAGGATATATCAAATTGCAGCTGGACCTCTTTGATGTTGACTTATTTgagttggaattgttgaactaCTTCCCTCTGACCCCTAACCACTTACTCAACTTCGATCCCGAAGCTTCGTCCAACGCTGCAAGTTCTTCGATGCTCTTTATCAATCGCTTGAAGTTGGCCCTTATCTCAACTCTTCAGAACTCCAAACTCTCGtcgttgaacaacttcgaAAAGATCTTCCGTCTTTGGTTTGGCACAGACACACCCCTTGGTGGAACAGAAGATCTTGACGATGaacaaaatgaaaataCAGAAAACGGACCCACAAAACCTACAGCCGAGGATGACATAGAGTTTGATACTTTGTCCATTTCCGACAAGTTTGAGGTATTGTATATTTTGATATCATATATCTCGTCGTACTCCAAGTTTCGGGACTGGGTGGATAAGTGGGGACTTTCGGCCGAAAACTTGCGAGTTAACTCACTTATAGCCGACCCTCATAATACCGACTCGTactatcttcttttcgaCAGCAACAGGCTCTATAAACGTGTAGTGCTGTACCCGCAACTTGTAATTCCTAAGAAGCGGAAGTCAGCTCCAGAGTATCCTGAGGGCCACTTTAAGCCAACacaatttgatatttcGAAAAACATCAAGTTCGAGTTATTGTACAAGAACATTTACGAGTTCGACGAGTTTCTCAAGCgtctgaagaagagtgTCAAGCTCAAGGCGTTGGTTAACAGATTGCATCAGAACGATGTTGTAGATGCTATTTTTGCCAGCgaaatcaaaaagagaaagttcCTAGTCAACAAGCGTAAGGAAGTACAATTAGCTACACTTTTGGcaacaaggaaaagatcTTCTAGATTGGAAGCAAAGGAAAAACAAAGGcaagaagagttggaaaagcaacgtgaacaagaagaatacgaattgaagttggcgGCGGAAAAGAgattggaaagaagaagaatttttAAAGAGCAACAACAGCGACTCATAAATGAAGGGCAGCGGACTGATTTCGGTTTTGGGTTGACTAGAGAAGATAGAATCAAACTCAGAAGACTTGATAAAACACCTACTTTCACACCAACACCAAACCCTGCAGAAGCTAGCGAAACTGCGGACTCAGTTGAATATGAGACTGTTAAGTCAGAAGTAGAACAAGAGTTTTCGGAAACTGCCAATGAAACAGCTGCATTAGCTGCCACAGAAGCGACAAAGGCAACTACGGAAGATTCTATTGAGGCGACTTCAGAAGTTGCTGTGGCGCAAGCGGGGCCAGTAAAGGAAGAAGTACGGGAAGTTACAGGCGTGACACCTGAAGATAAAAACGAAGCAAATGCCTTAGAAACTtaa